In Helianthus annuus cultivar XRQ/B chromosome 8, HanXRQr2.0-SUNRISE, whole genome shotgun sequence, a single genomic region encodes these proteins:
- the LOC110872829 gene encoding agamous-like MADS-box protein AP1 isoform X2 has protein sequence MAALVCNSIRCRTHPIAEPTISTAIFCEGIVKGIGLMVESEVVVKSIVNNGGRVSSCLGWMKWHYMGEDIESLSLKEIQNLEQQLDTGLKNIRTRKNQLLHESISELQKKGKAIQEQNTTLTKKIKEKEKDKTIPQNTQWEMHNYVDHDTTFLMPPPPPALNMGGDYNHGGGGSSEGADGRTNELDLSLQPIYSCHMRCFPS, from the exons ATGGCAGCGCTCGTATGCAACTCGATCAGATGTCGGACGCACCCAATCGCAGAACCCACCATTTCCACAGCCAT TTTTTGTGAGGGTATTGTAAAGGGTATTGGTTTAATGGTTGAATCTGAAGTGGTGGTGAAGAGCATTGTTAACAATGGTGGACGTGTATCTAGTTGCTTAGGGTGGATGAAGTG GCACTATATGGGTGAGGATATTGAGTCACTGAGCTTGAAAGAAATCCAAAATCTGGAGCAACAGCTTGACACTGGTCTCAAGAACATTCGAACAAGAAAG AACCAACTCCTGCATGAATCAATCTCCGAGCTTCAGAAAAAG GGAAAGGCCATACAGGAGCAAAACACTACTTTGACAAAGAAG ATCAAGGAGAAGGAGAAAGACAAGACAATACCACAAAACACTCAATGGGAGATGCACAACTATGTCGACCACGACACAACCTTCCTCATGCCGCCCCCACCTCCCGCTCTCAATATGGG GGGTGATTACAAccatggtggtggtggtagtagtGAAGGAGCTGATGGGAGGACCAATGAGCTTGACCTAAGTCTGCAGCCAATATATTCTTGCCACATGAGGTGCTTTCCTTCCTAA